One Acanthopagrus latus isolate v.2019 chromosome 12, fAcaLat1.1, whole genome shotgun sequence genomic region harbors:
- the LOC119029871 gene encoding uncharacterized protein LOC119029871 isoform X1 has protein sequence MRVSRVLHLSVLLVGLCQAHRAPPPGDPSTSQEVGEVPVAQLRMLSLGLAHLLQGVEENAERLERQGEQVAAELDGAMKSLESLLKQSSQAGRTHRQVRKAARGDRLWRAARDLQKGLEDLEAEQGVTQQRMNRIVQKVRSLTEPRTAGQTQLHVSSMKAVVDKQARRLASLTSLVSAQDRLLDRRLQYIDHLEKQVSPSSTEGRF, from the exons ATGAGGGTGAGCCGGGTGCTGCATCTTTCCGTTTTGCTGGTGGGACTGTGTCAGGCCCACCGAGCCCCTCCACCAGGTGACCCATCCACATCACAGGAGGTGGGTGAAGTCCCGGTGGCCCAGCTGAGGATGCTCTCTCTGGGACTGGCTCACCTGTTGCAGGGGGTTGAGGAGAACGCCGAGCGGctggagagacagggagagcaggtggcagcagagctGGACGGAGCCATGAAGAGCCTGGAGAGCCTCCTCAAGCAGAGTTCACAGGCAGGACGCACTCACAGGCAG gtgaGAAAGGCTGCCAGAGGGGACAGGCTGTGGAGGGCAGCCAGAGATCTGCAGAAGGGCCTGGAGGATCTGGAGGCGGAGCAGGGAGTCACGCAGCAGCGGATGAACCGGATCGTCCAGAAAGTGAGGAGCCTGACTGAGCCGAGGACGGCGGGTCAAACTCAGCTCCATGTCAGCTCCATGAAG GCTGTCGTCGATAAACAGGCCCGGCGGCTCGCCAGTCTGACCTCACTGGTTTCAGCCCAGGACAGACTGCTTGACAGACGGCTGCAGTACATTGACCACCTGGAAAAACAG GTGTCTCCCAGCAGCACTGAGGGCAGATTCTGA
- the LOC119029871 gene encoding uncharacterized protein LOC119029871 isoform X2 has translation MRVSRVLHLSVLLVGLCQAHRAPPPGDPSTSQEVGEVPVAQLRMLSLGLAHLLQGVEENAERLERQGEQVAAELDGAMKSLESLLKQSSQAGRTHRQVRKAARGDRLWRAARDLQKGLEDLEAEQGVTQQRMNRIVQKVRSLTEPRTAGQTQLHVSSMKARRLASLTSLVSAQDRLLDRRLQYIDHLEKQVSPSSTEGRF, from the exons ATGAGGGTGAGCCGGGTGCTGCATCTTTCCGTTTTGCTGGTGGGACTGTGTCAGGCCCACCGAGCCCCTCCACCAGGTGACCCATCCACATCACAGGAGGTGGGTGAAGTCCCGGTGGCCCAGCTGAGGATGCTCTCTCTGGGACTGGCTCACCTGTTGCAGGGGGTTGAGGAGAACGCCGAGCGGctggagagacagggagagcaggtggcagcagagctGGACGGAGCCATGAAGAGCCTGGAGAGCCTCCTCAAGCAGAGTTCACAGGCAGGACGCACTCACAGGCAG gtgaGAAAGGCTGCCAGAGGGGACAGGCTGTGGAGGGCAGCCAGAGATCTGCAGAAGGGCCTGGAGGATCTGGAGGCGGAGCAGGGAGTCACGCAGCAGCGGATGAACCGGATCGTCCAGAAAGTGAGGAGCCTGACTGAGCCGAGGACGGCGGGTCAAACTCAGCTCCATGTCAGCTCCATGAAG GCCCGGCGGCTCGCCAGTCTGACCTCACTGGTTTCAGCCCAGGACAGACTGCTTGACAGACGGCTGCAGTACATTGACCACCTGGAAAAACAG GTGTCTCCCAGCAGCACTGAGGGCAGATTCTGA